A single region of the Dissulfuribacter thermophilus genome encodes:
- a CDS encoding YkgJ family cysteine cluster protein has protein sequence MEIRKICSDRCGALCCREVKRLPYLGENNEVIFSTLLIGALPDIDEPTPERRPFVVEWLIPQEALSCPALTKDNLCAIYCDRPLSCMRFPRVGENELHPFCPERNLALGKCISDPPYLTKRDLLDGLILEAIENREFDFISTLIQENKPFESPLLYNGYFLATMYNANVDPYMALNGQKKVLKKYQEMGNSVLTFIIPDTDYVISCEVEGLLANIEWLEFRVKHDQMFQKIVRALESRLFKG, from the coding sequence TTGGAAATAAGAAAGATTTGCAGTGATCGATGTGGCGCCCTTTGTTGCAGAGAAGTAAAAAGGCTCCCATATCTAGGAGAAAATAACGAAGTCATTTTTTCCACACTTTTGATAGGGGCCCTTCCAGATATCGATGAACCAACCCCTGAAAGGCGTCCATTTGTTGTGGAATGGTTGATTCCCCAGGAGGCATTAAGTTGCCCTGCATTAACTAAGGACAATCTTTGCGCCATATATTGTGATAGGCCTCTTTCATGTATGAGGTTTCCTAGAGTGGGAGAAAATGAACTCCATCCTTTCTGTCCTGAGAGAAACCTTGCCCTAGGCAAATGCATTAGTGACCCTCCATACTTAACGAAAAGAGATCTTTTGGACGGCTTAATATTAGAGGCAATAGAGAATAGAGAATTTGATTTTATATCCACTCTGATACAAGAAAATAAGCCATTTGAGTCTCCTCTTCTATATAACGGTTATTTTCTGGCCACCATGTACAACGCCAATGTTGATCCATATATGGCATTGAATGGACAAAAAAAGGTCCTTAAAAAGTATCAAGAGATGGGAAATAGTGTGCTTACATTTATAATTCCAGATACAGACTACGTTATCTCATGTGAGGTTGAAGGACTATTGGCAAATATTGAATGGCTGGAGTTTAGAGTAAAACACGACCAAATGTTTCAAAAGATAGTAAGGGCACTTGAAAGCAGGCTCTTTAAGGGGTAA